One Sodalinema gerasimenkoae IPPAS B-353 DNA segment encodes these proteins:
- a CDS encoding putative bifunctional diguanylate cyclase/phosphodiesterase, giving the protein MSRSYTLRNCALLKLLRAKLSQSRLPQWLRSLVHHDKGLINYTNLALNLLVMLMLILLQTLGSFERGELAMFDAAMRRGSQEHLDPRLVILGITEEDIERYQWPLSDERLAEVLAALQAHTPRVIGLDIYRDLDPDEGDTALAEQLSADNLIAIQNLASAVAAPAVVPDDQVGFNDVILDRDQVVRRHLLLANTREGEIAYSFGLRVVLKYLEPEGIALENDPRHPEGIRFGKSRLVPLSSSAGGYHHIDDSGYQILLTYVKDNGVDDGESGDAQMISVRQLLEGDFNPQLLRDRIVLIGSIAPTLRDRFATPFSSQQTESDMVKMPGVKLHGNMANQLIGLALGQQRPWRIVPDWLEWLWGWGWIALVMSLVWRLRHPGLLLGALLLTVLGLSVLEWGFLAMKIWLPGVWIRWGMLLGGTLSLIYALTHHFLNDPLTKLPNQTVLYQMWPSWRFWSWGQARFMGAIVLDLNRFKAVNTCLGYHTGDHILISISKRLQSLLQPGDYLARVGADEFVLLLPNAPSLDSVMEVAQQLRRHLKRPFILETGQPVFLTASIGVAYGAQTQTLLLEDAKSAMHRAKALQLSQPIAFDRELQVQAISSFQLELDLRESMSHSQVYLPPVHDTDEEGLTDSNLPHSELGDRFRVYYQPLVDLRSGEIAGFEALLRWQHPQRGMVSPAEFIPVAEETGAIMPLGAWVLYEACYQMQAWQRQFPGYEQSIISVNLSPYQLQAPDLKQRLRDILRETGLDPQCLKLEITESAVMEEIQTTLEILHDLKSLHVKLGIDDFGTGYSSLSYLNRFPVNTLKIDRSFVWRMENSSQDRAIIRTILELAHILGLDAIAEGIETPEQLAQLRALGCDIGQGYWFAKPLPAPAAAQLLARRPRW; this is encoded by the coding sequence GTGAGTCGTTCATACACTCTGAGAAACTGCGCGCTCTTAAAGCTATTGCGAGCGAAACTCTCACAGAGTCGCTTACCCCAATGGCTGCGATCACTCGTGCATCACGATAAGGGTCTCATCAATTACACCAACCTGGCTCTCAACCTCCTGGTGATGCTCATGCTCATCCTGCTACAGACGCTTGGGAGCTTTGAGAGGGGAGAACTGGCGATGTTTGATGCCGCGATGCGTCGCGGCAGCCAGGAGCATCTCGATCCTCGTCTAGTGATTTTAGGAATTACCGAAGAGGATATTGAGCGCTATCAATGGCCCCTCTCAGATGAGCGTTTGGCTGAGGTCTTGGCCGCCTTGCAGGCCCATACTCCTCGCGTGATTGGTTTAGATATCTATCGTGATCTCGACCCCGATGAGGGAGATACAGCCTTAGCCGAACAACTCAGCGCTGACAACCTCATCGCCATTCAGAACCTTGCCAGTGCCGTTGCTGCCCCAGCGGTGGTTCCTGATGATCAGGTGGGGTTTAATGATGTCATCCTCGATCGCGATCAAGTGGTTCGTCGCCATTTGCTCTTGGCCAACACCCGGGAGGGCGAGATTGCCTATTCGTTTGGCTTGCGGGTGGTCCTCAAGTATCTCGAACCTGAGGGAATTGCCTTAGAAAATGATCCCCGTCATCCCGAGGGGATTCGTTTCGGGAAGTCGCGACTGGTTCCCCTCTCCAGTTCTGCCGGGGGCTATCATCACATCGATGATTCGGGCTATCAAATCCTCCTCACCTATGTGAAGGATAACGGGGTTGACGATGGCGAGTCCGGTGACGCGCAGATGATATCCGTGCGCCAGTTATTGGAGGGGGACTTCAACCCCCAACTGCTGCGCGATCGCATTGTCTTAATCGGCTCCATTGCTCCCACCCTCCGCGATCGCTTCGCCACTCCCTTTAGTTCCCAACAGACTGAGAGTGACATGGTGAAGATGCCTGGGGTCAAACTGCACGGGAACATGGCCAATCAGCTCATCGGCTTGGCCCTAGGACAACAACGACCCTGGCGAATTGTCCCAGATTGGCTCGAATGGCTATGGGGTTGGGGTTGGATTGCCTTAGTGATGAGCCTGGTTTGGCGGCTACGCCATCCTGGACTCCTACTCGGGGCGCTTCTGCTGACAGTGCTGGGGTTGAGCGTCCTGGAATGGGGCTTCCTTGCCATGAAAATTTGGCTACCGGGTGTTTGGATTCGTTGGGGTATGCTGCTAGGGGGAACCCTGAGCTTGATCTATGCACTCACCCACCATTTTTTAAATGACCCCTTAACTAAACTGCCCAATCAAACGGTTCTCTATCAGATGTGGCCAAGCTGGCGCTTTTGGTCTTGGGGACAGGCTCGGTTTATGGGGGCGATTGTCTTGGATCTCAATCGTTTTAAGGCCGTTAATACCTGTTTGGGCTATCACACGGGCGATCACATCCTCATCAGCATCAGTAAACGGTTGCAATCCCTGTTGCAGCCTGGCGACTATCTTGCCCGCGTGGGGGCCGATGAGTTTGTTCTGTTACTCCCCAACGCCCCCAGTTTGGACTCGGTTATGGAGGTAGCCCAACAGTTGCGTCGTCATCTCAAACGCCCGTTTATTCTGGAGACGGGCCAGCCGGTCTTCCTGACCGCTAGTATTGGCGTGGCTTATGGTGCACAAACTCAGACCCTGTTGCTCGAAGATGCGAAGTCTGCCATGCACCGGGCCAAAGCCCTACAACTTTCTCAACCCATCGCCTTTGACCGAGAACTACAGGTACAGGCAATTTCGAGCTTTCAACTGGAACTCGACTTACGGGAGTCGATGAGTCACTCTCAAGTCTATCTTCCTCCCGTTCATGACACTGATGAGGAGGGCCTGACTGATTCTAATCTACCCCACTCGGAACTCGGCGATCGCTTCCGGGTCTATTACCAACCCCTCGTAGACTTACGTTCAGGGGAAATTGCTGGTTTTGAAGCCCTCCTGCGTTGGCAACATCCCCAACGGGGAATGGTCTCTCCTGCTGAATTCATCCCCGTAGCCGAGGAAACCGGCGCCATCATGCCCCTGGGAGCCTGGGTACTCTATGAAGCCTGCTATCAAATGCAGGCCTGGCAACGTCAGTTTCCTGGCTATGAACAGAGTATTATTAGTGTGAATTTATCTCCTTATCAGTTACAAGCTCCGGATTTGAAACAACGGCTACGGGATATTTTGAGGGAGACCGGGTTAGATCCCCAATGCCTGAAATTGGAAATTACCGAAAGTGCTGTCATGGAAGAAATCCAGACCACCCTGGAGATTCTTCACGATCTGAAATCTCTTCACGTTAAGTTAGGAATTGATGATTTTGGCACCGGCTATAGTTCCCTGAGTTATCTGAATCGCTTTCCTGTCAATACCCTTAAAATTGACCGTTCCTTTGTCTGGCGTATGGAGAATTCTTCGCAAGATCGCGCCATTATCCGCACTATTCTGGAATTGGCTCATATCCTGGGCTTGGATGCGATCGCCGAAGGGATCGAAACCCCTGAGCAACTGGCACAACTGCGGGCACTCGGCTGTGATATCGGTCAGGGCTATTGGTTCGCCAAACCCCTCCCCGCTCCGGCCGCCGCCCAACTCCTGGCTCGTCGCCCCCGTTGGTGA
- the aroQ gene encoding type II 3-dehydroquinate dehydratase: MSSQDPSFQILVLHGPNLNLLGQREPNVYGSLTLTEINKRIEAQARTLQVKVSCFQSNHEGALVDAIQEAWGQYQGLLINPAAYTHTSVAMRDAIAAVKLPTVEVHLSNIHQREAFRHHSYIAPIALGQISGFGYYSYILGLQALVEHLRESKTPSPST, translated from the coding sequence CTGTCCAGCCAAGACCCCTCGTTTCAGATTCTCGTCCTCCATGGCCCGAATCTGAACTTGTTAGGTCAACGGGAACCCAATGTGTATGGCTCGCTCACTCTGACTGAGATCAACAAACGCATAGAAGCACAGGCACGGACTTTACAGGTTAAAGTTTCGTGCTTTCAGTCGAATCATGAAGGGGCGTTAGTCGATGCCATTCAGGAGGCCTGGGGACAATATCAGGGGTTGCTGATTAACCCTGCGGCCTACACTCATACCAGCGTCGCGATGCGGGATGCGATCGCCGCTGTCAAACTGCCCACGGTGGAAGTTCACCTCAGCAATATCCACCAACGGGAGGCCTTTCGTCACCACTCCTACATCGCCCCCATTGCCCTGGGGCAGATTAGTGGTTTCGGCTATTATAGCTATATTTTGGGACTCCAGGCCCTCGTCGAACACCTGCGAGAGAGCAAAACCCCATCCCCCTCAACCTGA
- a CDS encoding ATP-binding protein: protein MDYIEFFNCINPSKTLVISQEDDRQYYIDFTSVRGYDSISKLKHRIAVLRRKQPSCSLFTGHIGCGKSTELHRLQAELEAEGFCVVNFESDEDIDTADVDIIDVLLTIAKRVSAKLEEIAVPEATGLRRLIQRTQEVLTTEIDVKASLGTLTLKGELDTQTNSVSLSAGIASLTVRAKNDSRIREKLSQYLGPKVTGLLSTLNEELIQSGIESLKNQGYAGLVVIVDNLDRIDNRPKPSGRSQQEYLFVERGELLTKLACHTVYTMPLGLRFSNEFGNLTQRFPDKPECLPMVSIRHRNGEDCPEGLAKLKQMVLARAFPQLTEAERLERIGEIFETPAVFDRLCRVTGGHVRDLLQLLSQWVEEEMQLPLTEATLEEAICDRCNEMTLAISPREWELLREVRQTQKVQDQVGYENLIRSRMVFEYQERRQSWFDVNPILLEAAEMNDS, encoded by the coding sequence GTGGATTATATCGAATTTTTTAACTGCATCAACCCAAGTAAAACCCTAGTCATTAGCCAAGAAGACGATAGACAATACTATATTGACTTTACAAGCGTTCGCGGCTATGACAGCATCAGTAAACTTAAGCATCGCATCGCCGTATTACGACGAAAACAGCCAAGTTGTTCCCTATTTACCGGACATATTGGCTGCGGTAAATCGACAGAACTTCATCGATTACAAGCCGAATTAGAAGCCGAAGGATTTTGTGTCGTCAACTTTGAATCCGACGAAGATATCGACACCGCCGATGTGGATATTATTGATGTTCTTTTGACCATTGCCAAGCGCGTCAGTGCCAAACTCGAAGAGATTGCCGTCCCTGAAGCCACGGGGTTGAGGAGACTGATTCAGCGGACTCAGGAGGTCTTAACCACAGAGATTGACGTGAAAGCCTCCCTGGGAACCTTGACCCTGAAGGGAGAATTAGATACCCAAACAAACAGCGTTTCTCTGTCCGCCGGAATTGCCTCCCTGACCGTGAGAGCGAAAAATGACTCACGGATTCGCGAGAAATTAAGCCAATACTTGGGGCCAAAAGTGACCGGCTTACTCTCAACCCTTAACGAGGAGTTAATCCAATCGGGAATCGAGTCCTTGAAAAACCAAGGCTATGCCGGATTAGTGGTGATTGTAGATAACCTTGACCGCATCGATAATCGTCCCAAACCTTCGGGGCGATCGCAACAAGAATATCTCTTCGTCGAACGAGGAGAATTACTCACAAAACTCGCCTGTCACACTGTCTATACAATGCCCCTAGGGTTGCGTTTTTCCAACGAATTTGGCAATCTAACCCAGCGATTTCCAGATAAACCAGAATGTCTCCCCATGGTCTCCATCCGTCATCGCAACGGCGAGGATTGTCCAGAAGGATTAGCGAAACTCAAACAAATGGTCTTGGCCCGGGCCTTTCCCCAGTTGACGGAAGCCGAACGCCTAGAGCGAATTGGCGAGATTTTCGAGACTCCCGCAGTCTTTGACCGCCTGTGTCGCGTGACGGGGGGCCATGTGCGGGATTTGTTACAATTGCTGTCTCAATGGGTCGAAGAAGAGATGCAACTTCCCTTAACTGAGGCTACTCTGGAAGAAGCCATTTGCGATCGCTGTAACGAAATGACATTAGCGATTTCCCCTCGGGAGTGGGAGTTGTTGCGGGAAGTCCGCCAAACCCAGAAAGTACAAGACCAAGTTGGCTATGAGAACCTGATTCGCAGCCGCATGGTCTTTGAGTACCAAGAACGCCGTCAATCCTGGTTTGATGTCAATCCCATACTCCTAGAAGCGGCGGAGATGAACGATTCATAA
- a CDS encoding DUF4276 family protein encodes MSDSLLHLEFLLEEPSLEEALSYILPKTLRNKATFRTHAFRGKTDLIRKLPGRLKGYSAWLPENYKIIVLIDEDREDCQQLKQQLETIAQSAGLTTKSSNPPDKAYQVINRIVIEELEAWFFGDVDAICQAYPKVSPNLANQARYRDPDAIQGGTWEALERVLKRAGYHSGGLEKFRAAREIAPYMNPSINRSRSFQIFYKSLLEMTS; translated from the coding sequence ATGAGCGATTCTCTTTTACATCTTGAATTTTTACTTGAAGAACCCTCTTTAGAAGAAGCTTTGAGCTATATTCTTCCCAAGACATTAAGAAATAAAGCAACATTTAGAACTCATGCGTTTAGAGGTAAAACAGACTTAATTAGAAAATTGCCTGGTCGCTTAAAAGGCTATTCAGCATGGCTGCCTGAAAACTATAAAATCATTGTCTTGATTGATGAAGATAGAGAAGATTGTCAACAGTTAAAGCAGCAACTTGAAACTATAGCCCAATCAGCCGGATTGACTACAAAATCATCCAATCCTCCTGACAAGGCTTATCAAGTTATCAATCGCATTGTTATTGAAGAACTTGAGGCGTGGTTTTTTGGGGACGTAGATGCAATTTGTCAGGCTTATCCAAAAGTATCTCCGAACCTAGCGAATCAAGCTAGATATCGAGACCCTGACGCAATCCAAGGCGGAACGTGGGAAGCCTTAGAACGGGTGCTAAAAAGAGCCGGTTATCATAGCGGAGGCTTAGAAAAATTTAGAGCAGCAAGGGAAATTGCTCCCTACATGAACCCCTCTATTAACCGTTCTAGGAGCTTCCAGATATTTTACAAAAGTTTGTTGGAGATGACTTCATGA
- a CDS encoding AAA family ATPase, with protein MGANGSGKSTIFDVFAFLSECFTESLRKAWDKRGRFRELRTRGQEGCIVIELKYRETSESPLITYHLSIDEENNRPYVAKEWLHWRRGRTGAPFRFLDFKNGAGDVISGEMPDEEDERITEELESPELLAVNTLGQFAKHPRVSALRRFITGWYLSYLTADHARTIPEAGVQERLSPTGDNLPNVIQYLKEEHPDRLDSILRTLSRRIPRLEKVEASIMQDGRLLLQIKDAPFNQPILAKFASDGTLKMLAYLTVLYDPDPPQLIGVEEPENHLHPRLLPELTEECRAASTRTQLMVTTHSPFFVDGLRPEELWVLYRDQNGFTQAKRTADMQGVKEFMEHGALLGSLWMEDFFEAGNPLKENH; from the coding sequence TTGGGAGCCAACGGAAGCGGAAAATCGACAATATTTGATGTTTTTGCGTTTCTCTCAGAATGCTTTACGGAAAGTCTCAGAAAAGCTTGGGATAAACGAGGTAGATTTCGAGAACTTCGCACCAGAGGGCAAGAGGGATGTATTGTCATCGAACTCAAATATCGAGAAACATCTGAATCTCCCCTAATTACCTATCATCTCTCCATTGATGAAGAAAATAATCGTCCCTACGTAGCAAAAGAATGGTTACATTGGCGACGAGGACGAACAGGCGCACCCTTCCGCTTTCTCGACTTCAAAAATGGTGCAGGAGACGTCATTAGCGGGGAAATGCCTGATGAAGAAGACGAACGCATCACCGAAGAATTAGAATCCCCTGAACTTTTGGCTGTGAATACCCTAGGGCAATTTGCAAAACATCCCCGTGTTAGTGCTTTACGTCGCTTTATCACGGGTTGGTATCTCTCTTACCTCACGGCAGACCATGCCCGCACTATCCCAGAAGCCGGGGTACAAGAACGACTTTCACCAACTGGAGATAATTTACCAAATGTTATACAATATCTTAAGGAAGAACATCCTGATAGATTGGATAGCATCTTAAGGACTTTGTCAAGACGAATCCCGAGACTTGAGAAAGTAGAAGCTTCGATTATGCAAGATGGTAGGCTCTTACTACAGATAAAAGATGCTCCGTTTAATCAGCCCATTTTGGCTAAATTTGCCTCAGATGGAACATTAAAAATGTTGGCTTACTTAACCGTTTTATATGACCCAGACCCACCTCAACTGATTGGGGTGGAAGAACCCGAAAATCATTTACATCCTCGCTTACTTCCTGAACTGACTGAAGAATGCCGTGCTGCTTCGACTCGCACTCAGCTAATGGTGACAACCCACTCTCCCTTTTTTGTTGATGGGTTAAGGCCAGAAGAACTCTGGGTTTTATATCGAGATCAAAATGGATTTACGCAAGCAAAACGAACTGCTGATATGCAAGGGGTTAAAGAATTTATGGAACATGGCGCATTACTGGGGTCTTTATGGATGGAAGATTTCTTTGAGGCCGGAAACCCCCTAAAAGAAAACCATTAA
- a CDS encoding AAA family ATPase, giving the protein MMTADVAAKNQKTLQQLAQAMALSRGHFKLILVRCNYGQACERWSKELTQICQDQYQFSLTAVHLPPNAQNLAKAVQAIEPFSPEGVQILGLNQLADVRQFLANSNQIRDRLRRNCPVPIAIWLDDNSLTEMLNLANDLHSWATSKRFYPTPDDLEQELRHLLDLFFQRLPQASPEQWLGSQPLLSQSEQRELDLAQTELNRDLSPSLQADLAIIQSHQYLLQQELSQAEQQLNQGANLWQTITPPTPKSQKRLGWLAFQQAILSLWESEQQQHSLDYPDLHPLKTQFQESQQHFQAATEPDLAHLVANAAVVQLVNSLTEITHPETSSDPAQVDHLAAMNEQLCQQESFPFPNLWLKALEQLHRVYFQDRQDYRRAFSIQQQQWQVQRYGGQRAFVGASRLQGILYQRCSLDNLPPEIKESGREEDVRHLQERLSGTQSKILVIHGLSGVGKSSLLNAGLLPVLREKTFSGGREGIPILLRLYQPWTEKLEAAIDQTSRRHKKSLKGIPQGSAQQRIEAKLRALEEQHCQVILVFDQFEEFFFANPNPQDQAAFFEFIGQLCSNIQQLGALKVVFSLRTDYVGYLLLCNDLESMDCINRDILSRQVLHKLGNLSAERTRQVLANLAPHLEAELRTRLVADLSQEMGAVRPIELQLVGFQLESQQIREISAYDALGEHPKQQLVQGYLDDIVRACGPEQERLANGVLYLLTDERRTRPLRSYEELWQELQQVPQALQGQALQESLDLVLEIFTASGLVVVIPGEPQRYQLVHDYLAELIYESRQSELIASLQEERRQRLVAERTLEELEQRFTQVKLRIKRTAVVSIVMLAIYGLAIWKIPTYVHGTARFVEVDSNHEKESKISISPSSHLITDTGKTIFFQVYDSKKITIRPITLGRLIHRACDWLRPYLTSNPNVTEADQALCNIPPPETPPTD; this is encoded by the coding sequence ATGATGACTGCTGATGTCGCCGCTAAAAATCAAAAGACCTTGCAGCAACTCGCTCAGGCCATGGCCCTGTCGCGGGGTCACTTTAAGCTGATTCTGGTGCGTTGTAACTATGGCCAAGCCTGCGAACGCTGGTCTAAGGAACTGACCCAGATTTGCCAAGACCAGTATCAATTCTCACTCACAGCGGTTCATCTCCCCCCAAATGCACAAAACCTGGCTAAGGCTGTCCAAGCCATCGAGCCATTCTCCCCCGAAGGCGTGCAAATCTTGGGACTCAACCAACTGGCCGACGTACGCCAGTTTCTAGCCAATAGTAACCAAATCCGCGATCGCCTGCGCCGGAATTGTCCCGTCCCCATCGCCATCTGGCTCGATGACAATAGCCTCACCGAGATGCTGAACCTTGCCAACGACCTCCACAGTTGGGCCACCAGTAAACGCTTCTACCCCACCCCAGACGACTTAGAGCAAGAACTGCGCCATCTCCTAGACCTCTTCTTCCAACGTCTTCCCCAAGCCTCCCCAGAACAATGGCTAGGGAGTCAACCCCTCCTCTCCCAGAGCGAACAGCGAGAACTGGACCTGGCTCAAACCGAACTCAACCGCGACCTCTCTCCCAGCCTCCAAGCCGACCTGGCCATCATCCAAAGTCACCAGTATCTCCTCCAGCAAGAGCTATCTCAAGCCGAACAACAGCTCAACCAGGGGGCCAACCTTTGGCAAACCATCACACCCCCAACCCCCAAAAGTCAGAAACGTCTAGGCTGGTTAGCCTTTCAGCAGGCCATCCTCTCCCTCTGGGAGAGTGAACAGCAACAACACTCCCTCGACTATCCAGACCTGCATCCCCTAAAAACCCAGTTCCAAGAGAGTCAGCAGCACTTCCAAGCTGCCACCGAACCAGACCTGGCCCACCTCGTGGCCAACGCCGCCGTGGTGCAACTGGTCAACAGCTTAACCGAAATCACCCATCCCGAAACCTCCTCAGACCCGGCACAGGTCGACCATCTGGCGGCGATGAATGAACAACTGTGCCAACAAGAGAGTTTCCCCTTCCCCAACCTTTGGCTGAAGGCCTTAGAGCAGCTGCATCGCGTTTATTTTCAGGACCGCCAAGACTATCGCCGCGCCTTCTCGATTCAGCAACAGCAATGGCAAGTCCAACGCTACGGCGGTCAGCGAGCCTTTGTGGGAGCCAGTCGCCTGCAAGGGATTCTCTATCAACGCTGTTCCCTGGACAATCTTCCCCCAGAAATCAAAGAATCGGGACGAGAAGAGGATGTCCGGCACTTGCAAGAACGCCTCTCAGGAACCCAGAGCAAGATTCTCGTCATTCACGGACTGTCTGGAGTCGGCAAAAGCTCCCTCCTCAACGCCGGCCTACTTCCCGTCCTGCGTGAAAAGACCTTCAGCGGCGGACGGGAGGGGATTCCCATCCTGCTACGACTCTATCAACCCTGGACTGAGAAACTCGAGGCCGCCATTGACCAAACCAGCCGACGTCATAAAAAGTCCCTGAAGGGGATACCCCAGGGGTCAGCTCAGCAACGAATTGAGGCCAAGTTGCGGGCCTTGGAGGAGCAGCATTGTCAGGTGATTTTAGTCTTTGACCAGTTTGAGGAGTTTTTCTTTGCCAACCCCAACCCCCAAGACCAGGCGGCGTTTTTTGAGTTTATCGGTCAGTTGTGCAGCAATATCCAGCAGTTGGGAGCCTTGAAAGTGGTGTTTTCCCTGCGAACGGATTATGTGGGGTATTTGTTGCTCTGCAATGACTTAGAATCCATGGACTGTATCAATCGGGACATTCTCAGCCGCCAGGTGTTGCACAAGTTAGGGAATCTCTCAGCAGAACGGACTCGTCAGGTATTAGCGAACTTGGCTCCCCATTTAGAGGCAGAGTTGAGAACGCGCCTGGTGGCCGATTTGAGCCAAGAGATGGGAGCCGTCCGTCCCATTGAACTTCAGCTCGTCGGCTTTCAGTTAGAATCTCAGCAGATTCGCGAGATTTCCGCCTATGACGCCTTGGGAGAGCATCCCAAACAGCAGTTAGTGCAAGGATATCTCGATGATATCGTCCGCGCCTGTGGTCCCGAGCAAGAGCGCCTGGCCAATGGGGTTTTGTACCTCCTCACCGATGAACGGCGCACGCGACCTCTACGGTCTTATGAGGAGTTGTGGCAGGAGTTACAGCAGGTTCCCCAGGCTCTCCAGGGTCAAGCGTTGCAGGAGTCTTTAGATTTAGTCTTGGAAATTTTCACCGCCTCGGGGTTAGTGGTGGTGATTCCGGGGGAACCGCAACGCTATCAATTGGTGCATGATTATCTGGCGGAGTTGATTTATGAATCCCGCCAGTCGGAGTTAATCGCCAGTTTGCAGGAGGAACGGCGTCAACGGTTAGTGGCGGAGCGAACCTTAGAGGAGTTGGAACAGCGATTCACTCAGGTTAAGTTGCGGATTAAGCGGACTGCTGTCGTTAGCATAGTAATGTTGGCGATATATGGTTTAGCAATCTGGAAAATACCAACTTACGTACACGGAACTGCTAGATTTGTGGAAGTTGATAGTAACCATGAGAAAGAATCAAAAATCAGCATATCGCCAAGTAGCCATCTGATTACAGACACTGGTAAAACAATATTTTTTCAAGTTTATGACAGTAAAAAAATTACAATCCGACCTATTACCTTAGGAAGACTAATCCATCGCGCCTGTGACTGGTTGCGACCCTACCTCACCTCTAATCCTAACGTCACCGAGGCCGACCAAGCTCTCTGCAACATCCCCCCACCGGAAACTCCCCCCACTGACTAA
- a CDS encoding WD40 repeat domain-containing protein, with the protein MNRRSVGITVAVITIVSLPIAASRVYQALKTARLVTLLEKNSHLALKQLEQEDELEALRTATQTAQELKFTTSSQQQYPTVKPIASLNQILAALHLQNPLQYKLEAHSDSVIRTEVNGEGTQVVTAARDGSVRLWDVATGELLHSFEGHQAAVWSTEFNNQGTQVVTAARDGSVRLWDVATGEPLHSLEGHSSLVFSAKFNDQGTQVVSASVDRTVKLWDVPTGQLQHSFDDHSHVVKAVAFKDNGTKVVSVSASGIVKLWDLTKRELVRSFPIDIDGTTSVEFNADGTQLILASNEGKVKLWDVLTETKSYSFEVHSGSVYQAKLTPDGTQLALSLDNGTVSLWDVPTGQERQSFEPYSRQTSTVAFNQNQATLASASLDGTLKIWNVDTLEELIHRACDGLRSYLVSNPNITEGDRALCNIPPPETSPTD; encoded by the coding sequence ATGAACCGAAGATCTGTTGGGATTACGGTAGCGGTCATCACAATTGTTTCCCTACCCATAGCTGCTAGTCGGGTTTATCAAGCGTTAAAAACAGCACGGCTCGTGACCCTATTAGAAAAGAACAGTCACTTAGCTTTAAAACAATTAGAGCAAGAAGATGAGTTAGAAGCACTTCGAACCGCAACCCAAACTGCTCAAGAACTCAAATTCACCACATCCTCCCAACAGCAGTATCCAACAGTTAAACCCATTGCTAGTCTAAATCAGATTTTAGCAGCACTTCATCTTCAGAACCCATTACAATATAAACTAGAGGCCCATTCAGATTCAGTGATTAGAACCGAAGTCAATGGCGAGGGAACACAGGTGGTGACTGCGGCCCGGGATGGAAGCGTCAGGCTATGGGATGTAGCAACTGGAGAACTCCTCCACTCTTTTGAGGGCCATCAGGCTGCCGTCTGGAGTACGGAGTTTAACAACCAGGGAACTCAGGTGGTGACTGCGGCCCGGGATGGAAGCGTCAGGCTATGGGATGTGGCAACTGGAGAACCCCTTCACTCCTTGGAGGGTCATTCAAGTCTAGTTTTTAGTGCCAAGTTTAATGACCAGGGAACCCAGGTAGTGTCCGCCTCGGTAGATAGAACCGTGAAGCTTTGGGATGTTCCCACGGGTCAATTACAGCACTCCTTTGATGACCATAGTCATGTCGTTAAAGCTGTCGCGTTCAAGGATAATGGCACGAAAGTTGTCTCTGTCTCAGCAAGTGGAATTGTCAAGCTTTGGGATTTAACCAAACGAGAGCTAGTCCGGTCTTTCCCGATTGATATTGATGGGACGACAAGTGTAGAGTTTAACGCCGATGGCACTCAGTTAATACTTGCCTCAAACGAGGGTAAGGTGAAATTGTGGGATGTTTTAACAGAAACAAAATCCTATAGCTTTGAGGTTCATTCAGGTTCTGTCTATCAAGCCAAGTTGACTCCTGACGGCACTCAGCTAGCACTTTCTTTAGACAACGGAACCGTCAGCTTATGGGATGTGCCTACAGGACAAGAACGCCAGTCTTTTGAACCCTATTCACGACAAACCAGCACTGTCGCGTTTAATCAAAATCAGGCAACATTAGCCTCTGCCTCATTAGACGGAACGCTAAAAATCTGGAACGTGGACACCCTAGAGGAGTTAATCCATCGCGCCTGTGACGGGTTGCGATCCTACCTCGTCTCTAATCCTAACATCACCGAGGGCGATCGCGCTCTCTGCAACATCCCCCCACCCGAAACTTCCCCCACTGACTAA
- the fldA gene encoding flavodoxin FldA: MSKIGLFFGTQTGNTEAAAEMIQSALGGDSVVTLHDVAEADLDELGEYDCLIIGCPTWNIGELQSDWEGLYDELDALDFSGKKVAYFGVGDQIGYADNFQDAMGMLEEKISQLGGATVGYWPTDGYEFEESKAVRDGKFVGLALDEDNQPEMTEERVQAWTSQLKSAFEL; the protein is encoded by the coding sequence ATGTCAAAAATTGGTCTTTTCTTTGGAACCCAAACTGGAAATACGGAAGCGGCGGCTGAGATGATTCAGTCGGCATTGGGGGGAGATAGTGTTGTCACCCTTCACGATGTGGCTGAGGCAGATTTAGATGAATTGGGTGAGTATGATTGTTTGATTATTGGTTGTCCGACTTGGAATATTGGTGAGTTACAAAGTGATTGGGAGGGTTTATATGATGAGTTAGATGCTTTGGATTTTAGTGGTAAAAAAGTAGCCTACTTTGGCGTGGGAGACCAGATTGGCTATGCGGATAATTTCCAGGATGCGATGGGGATGTTAGAAGAGAAGATTTCTCAATTAGGGGGTGCAACGGTTGGCTATTGGCCGACGGATGGCTATGAGTTTGAGGAGTCGAAGGCGGTGCGGGATGGTAAGTTTGTTGGCTTGGCCCTCGATGAGGATAACCAGCCGGAGATGACGGAAGAGCGGGTTCAGGCTTGGACAAGTCAGTTGAAAAGTGCGTTTGAACTGTAA